Proteins found in one Cellulomonas palmilytica genomic segment:
- a CDS encoding HNH endonuclease signature motif containing protein, with amino-acid sequence MLEAPTRVLGPGRTLVEWPFHPPRFPRAGATASELAVLLDAAPVGDADDVDLLEQVVGWQQLIGVALAAQARAVRELVARGHDAMGSLSDEIAAVLASSRTAAQVLVSRAAGLGELPAVETALRDGAMDTRKVDVVLDELASLVVGTDALPDRDAVDAAAGAVAQVAAEQAGDLTPTQLRRLVRREIIAADPAASRERARRALEQRRVETGWAPDGMAWVSAFLPAPDAMLVRAVLDAATEGGDAHDQRSRDQRRADVFVSVFRTIADQGSLPCGALVPARRGAVPHVQVTVAASTLLGLDENPAELAGYGPLPADIARHVAEDATWRRLLTDPVDGTLVERSTRAYRPGRVLGGHVSARDQTCTFPGCVRPASTCELDHVEPWRGSRGDAPPSGDPPPTRADNLQPLCKGHHDLKTQGLWKARRDLDGGGVEWTSHLGVRYLVRPQPVLPEARDPGDGRRRLGHGGASPD; translated from the coding sequence GTGCTGGAAGCGCCCACGCGCGTGCTCGGCCCCGGGCGGACGCTCGTCGAGTGGCCGTTCCACCCGCCTCGGTTCCCGCGGGCCGGTGCGACCGCCTCCGAGCTCGCGGTGCTCCTCGACGCCGCTCCCGTCGGCGACGCCGACGACGTGGACCTGCTCGAGCAGGTCGTCGGGTGGCAACAGCTGATCGGGGTGGCGCTCGCCGCCCAGGCGCGTGCCGTGCGCGAGCTCGTCGCGCGCGGCCACGACGCGATGGGGTCGCTCTCCGACGAGATCGCCGCCGTGCTCGCCAGCAGCCGCACCGCGGCGCAGGTGCTCGTGTCCCGGGCTGCTGGACTCGGCGAGCTGCCCGCCGTCGAGACCGCGCTGCGTGACGGCGCGATGGACACCCGAAAGGTCGACGTGGTGCTCGACGAGCTCGCCTCGCTCGTCGTCGGGACGGATGCGCTGCCCGATCGCGACGCCGTCGACGCCGCCGCCGGCGCGGTGGCGCAGGTCGCTGCGGAACAGGCCGGCGACCTGACCCCGACGCAGCTGCGGCGGCTCGTGCGCCGCGAGATCATCGCAGCCGACCCCGCCGCCTCACGCGAACGGGCGCGGCGCGCGCTCGAGCAGCGACGAGTCGAGACCGGATGGGCGCCCGACGGCATGGCGTGGGTCTCCGCCTTCCTGCCCGCTCCCGACGCCATGCTCGTGCGCGCCGTGCTCGACGCGGCGACCGAGGGCGGGGACGCGCACGACCAGCGGTCGCGTGACCAGCGGCGAGCCGACGTGTTCGTCTCCGTGTTCCGCACGATCGCCGACCAGGGCTCGCTGCCGTGCGGCGCGCTCGTGCCCGCCAGGCGAGGCGCCGTGCCCCATGTCCAGGTCACGGTCGCCGCCTCGACGCTGCTGGGCCTCGACGAGAACCCCGCCGAGCTCGCCGGCTACGGGCCGCTGCCCGCCGACATCGCCCGGCACGTGGCCGAGGACGCCACCTGGCGACGCCTGCTGACCGACCCCGTCGACGGCACGCTCGTCGAACGGTCCACCCGCGCCTACCGCCCGGGCCGCGTGCTCGGCGGCCACGTGTCGGCTCGGGACCAGACGTGCACGTTCCCCGGGTGCGTCCGGCCGGCCTCGACGTGCGAGCTCGACCACGTCGAGCCATGGCGCGGGTCTCGGGGCGACGCCCCGCCGAGCGGAGACCCGCCCCCCACACGCGCCGACAACCTCCAGCCGCTGTGCAAAGGCCATCACGACCTCAAGACGCAGGGGCTGTGGAAAGCGCGACGCGACCTCGACGGCGGTGGGGTGGAGTGGACCTCCCACCTGGGCGTCCGCTACCTCGTCCGCCCGCAGCCCGTCCTCCCGGAGGCGCGGGACCCCGGTGACGGAAGGCGCCGGCTCGGACACGGCGGGGCCTCGCCCGACTAG
- a CDS encoding HNH endonuclease, whose product MRAVEMLAFHSDVEGMLQLELLASDVELPGGHVDVVVRQRVGQARFRDAMFARFGTTCAVTGEQPREILDAAHLYSYADRGEHHVDGGLLLRADVHRLFDRLLVTIDPLTWRSVVAPPLLERYPGLGRLDAAPVQVPVDLRPSTDLLAEHHESSRRRWKDLVAST is encoded by the coding sequence GTGCGCGCGGTCGAGATGCTCGCGTTCCACAGCGATGTCGAGGGGATGCTCCAGCTCGAGCTGCTCGCGTCGGACGTCGAGCTGCCGGGCGGGCACGTCGACGTGGTCGTGCGGCAGCGGGTCGGTCAGGCGCGCTTCCGCGACGCGATGTTCGCGCGGTTCGGCACCACCTGCGCCGTCACCGGGGAGCAGCCGCGGGAGATCCTCGACGCCGCACACCTGTACTCGTATGCCGACCGGGGCGAGCACCACGTCGACGGGGGCCTGCTCCTCCGCGCGGACGTGCACCGGTTGTTCGACCGTCTCCTGGTGACGATCGACCCGCTGACGTGGCGATCCGTCGTGGCGCCGCCGCTCCTCGAGCGGTACCCCGGGCTCGGTCGCCTGGATGCCGCACCCGTGCAGGTCCCGGTCGACCTCCGACCGTCGACGGACCTGCTCGCCGAGCACCACGAGTCCTCCCGACGCCGCTGGAAGGATCTCGTCGCCTCCACCTGA
- a CDS encoding STAS domain-containing protein, with protein sequence MVAAGEIRVEAEPGLTVVRMVGEIDVALREQASSSMVAALTGDGAIVVDASDVTFIDSSGLAFVMQLLRAAREAGIAVSLRDPSRAVRDVLEIVGAASLLPESDDEVAAPVG encoded by the coding sequence GTGGTCGCTGCGGGAGAGATCCGCGTCGAGGCCGAGCCCGGTCTCACGGTCGTCCGGATGGTCGGGGAGATCGACGTCGCGCTGCGTGAGCAGGCGAGCAGTTCGATGGTCGCGGCGCTCACGGGCGACGGGGCGATCGTCGTCGACGCGTCGGACGTGACGTTCATCGACTCGTCCGGCCTGGCGTTCGTCATGCAGCTGCTGCGCGCCGCGCGCGAGGCGGGCATCGCGGTGTCGCTGCGCGACCCGAGCCGCGCGGTGCGCGACGTGCTGGAGATCGTGGGGGCGGCGTCGCTCCTTCCTGAGTCCGACGACGAGGTTGCCGCGCCCGTCGGCTGA
- a CDS encoding MATE family efflux transporter, with protein sequence MAKVLTTGRPWRVILVFCIPLLIGNVVQQLYQVADALVVGRTLGVDSLASVGAVGGLLFLLFGLAWGMTSGFAIPTAQAFGAGDPAAVRRSVATGTVLTAVASVVISVAALLLAGPALRLLQTPPELYDEAYTFAWVSFAGAASTMFYNYLASVIRAIGDSRTPLAFLALSCGLNIVLVLVLVGLAGRGVGGAALATVISQAVSVVLCLSYVRRRVPVLHVGRADFRLRRTDVTEHLRLGIPLGFQSSVIAIGTLVVQLRLNELGADAVAAYTTAARVDGLAVALLASLGLAVSTFAAQNLGAGRGDRIRRGVVQGVWMSLAGALVLAVVLIAFGAQLVELFVGPGEHEVVEMAALFLTVNGGMYVVLGVLFVLRGALQGIGQAAVPTLTGVVELVMRVGAALALGATFGYAGVVWSNPLAWLGAVLLLIPAYMKAHRALAAVVPAASSGGAPDVEPVLVEGPAEGSLVVEAVLPLPRAPEQDASDDVPLPMR encoded by the coding sequence ATGGCCAAGGTCCTCACGACCGGCCGCCCCTGGCGCGTCATCCTCGTCTTCTGCATCCCGCTGCTGATCGGCAACGTCGTCCAGCAGCTCTACCAGGTCGCCGACGCCCTCGTCGTGGGGCGCACGCTCGGCGTCGACTCGCTCGCGTCCGTCGGGGCGGTGGGCGGCCTGCTGTTCCTGCTGTTCGGTCTCGCGTGGGGCATGACCTCGGGGTTCGCGATCCCCACCGCGCAGGCGTTCGGCGCCGGCGACCCGGCCGCGGTCCGTCGCTCGGTCGCCACGGGGACCGTGCTGACCGCGGTCGCGAGCGTCGTGATCTCGGTCGCCGCCCTGCTCCTGGCGGGCCCGGCGCTGCGACTCCTGCAGACGCCGCCCGAGCTGTACGACGAGGCGTACACGTTCGCGTGGGTGAGCTTCGCCGGCGCCGCGTCGACGATGTTCTACAACTACCTCGCCTCGGTGATCCGTGCGATCGGCGACTCGCGCACGCCGCTCGCGTTCCTCGCGCTGAGCTGCGGGCTCAACATCGTCCTCGTCCTCGTGCTCGTCGGGCTCGCCGGCCGGGGCGTCGGCGGTGCCGCGCTCGCGACCGTCATCTCGCAGGCCGTGTCCGTGGTGCTCTGCCTCAGCTACGTCCGCCGGCGCGTCCCTGTGCTGCACGTCGGCCGGGCGGACTTCCGGCTGCGGCGCACCGACGTGACCGAGCACCTGCGGCTGGGGATCCCGCTGGGCTTCCAGTCGTCGGTCATCGCGATCGGGACGCTCGTGGTGCAGCTGCGCCTCAACGAGCTCGGCGCGGACGCCGTCGCCGCGTACACGACCGCGGCCCGGGTCGACGGGCTCGCGGTCGCCCTTCTCGCGTCGCTCGGCCTCGCGGTGTCGACGTTCGCCGCGCAGAACCTCGGCGCCGGACGGGGCGACCGGATCCGTCGCGGCGTCGTCCAGGGCGTGTGGATGTCGCTGGCCGGCGCGCTCGTGCTGGCGGTCGTGCTCATCGCGTTCGGGGCGCAGCTCGTCGAGCTGTTCGTCGGACCCGGCGAGCACGAGGTCGTGGAGATGGCGGCGCTGTTCCTCACGGTCAACGGCGGGATGTACGTCGTGCTCGGGGTCCTGTTCGTGCTGCGTGGCGCGCTGCAGGGGATCGGGCAGGCCGCGGTCCCGACGCTCACGGGCGTGGTCGAGCTCGTCATGCGTGTCGGCGCCGCGCTCGCCCTCGGGGCGACCTTCGGGTACGCGGGCGTGGTGTGGAGCAACCCGCTCGCGTGGCTCGGGGCTGTGCTCCTGCTGATCCCCGCGTACATGAAGGCGCACCGGGCGTTGGCAGCCGTCGTACCGGCAGCATCGTCGGGCGGGGCCCCCGACGTCGAGCCCGTCCTGGTGGAGGGGCCCGCGGAGGGGTCGCTCGTCGTGGAGGCCGTCCTCCCGCTCCCACGCGCACCCGAGCAGGACGCGTCCGACGACGTCCCGCTGCCCATGCGCTAG
- a CDS encoding ABC-F family ATP-binding cassette domain-containing protein: MSTPTTSARAHARSSVTFTDVRFVHPDGAVTLDDVTGSFGPGRTGLLGANGSGKSTLLRLAAGRLTPTAGTVVVAGDVAYLPQHVALDTTSTVADLLGVGPPLAALRAIESGDTAEQHFETVGDAWDVESRAADALHPIGLEARDLDRASASLSGGEAVLVAVAGLRLRRAAVTLLDEPTNNLDRDARAALREQLRTWPGALVVVSHDVALLDEMDEIAELYAHRLSVHGGSYSSWRSRLETEQAAAARAVRAAEQQVKVEKRQRVEAETKLARRARQGRTMAANAKAAPIVLNAWAAKSEVTAGRHRRTMDERLATSRAAADAAAARLRDDEAVHLDLPDPDVPRGRRIAELPGAPEVAGGVVRVQGPERLGIVGANGVGKTTLLELLVGTAVDRPGVPVDPERVRRFTHLVGYLPQRSWHLDDDESALTLVGAAAPAVPDRELRNRLARLLLRGDTVHRPVGTLSGGERFRVALARLLLADPTPQLLVLDEPTNDLDLTTVDQLVGALGAYRGALLVVSHDEHFLGRLGLDRVLELGRDGALREVALSS; this comes from the coding sequence ATGTCCACGCCCACCACCTCCGCGCGCGCCCACGCGCGCTCCAGCGTCACGTTCACCGACGTCAGGTTCGTCCACCCGGACGGCGCGGTCACGCTCGACGACGTCACGGGGTCGTTCGGCCCCGGCCGCACGGGTCTGCTCGGCGCCAACGGCTCCGGCAAGTCGACCCTGCTGCGTTTGGCGGCGGGCCGCCTCACGCCGACCGCAGGCACGGTCGTCGTCGCGGGCGACGTCGCGTACCTCCCGCAGCACGTCGCGCTCGACACCACGTCGACCGTCGCCGACCTGCTGGGCGTCGGCCCGCCGCTCGCCGCGCTGCGCGCGATCGAGTCCGGCGACACCGCCGAGCAGCACTTCGAGACGGTCGGCGACGCGTGGGACGTGGAGTCCCGCGCGGCCGACGCCCTGCACCCGATCGGGCTCGAGGCCCGCGACCTGGACCGGGCGTCCGCGTCGCTATCGGGCGGCGAGGCCGTGCTCGTCGCGGTCGCCGGTCTGCGCCTGCGGCGGGCGGCGGTCACGCTGCTCGACGAGCCGACCAACAACCTCGACCGCGACGCGCGTGCGGCGCTGCGCGAGCAGCTGCGCACGTGGCCCGGCGCGCTCGTCGTGGTGTCCCACGACGTCGCGCTGCTCGACGAGATGGACGAGATCGCCGAGCTCTACGCGCACCGGCTGTCCGTGCACGGCGGGTCGTACTCGTCGTGGCGGTCCCGGCTCGAGACCGAGCAGGCCGCGGCGGCGCGCGCCGTGCGTGCCGCAGAGCAGCAGGTCAAGGTCGAGAAGCGGCAGCGCGTCGAGGCCGAGACGAAGCTCGCGCGCCGGGCACGGCAGGGCAGGACGATGGCAGCCAACGCGAAGGCGGCGCCGATCGTCCTCAACGCGTGGGCCGCGAAGTCCGAGGTCACGGCCGGCCGCCACCGGCGGACGATGGACGAACGTCTCGCGACGAGCCGCGCGGCGGCGGACGCGGCCGCGGCCCGGCTGCGTGACGACGAGGCCGTGCATCTCGACCTCCCCGACCCGGACGTGCCGCGCGGTCGGCGCATCGCCGAGCTGCCCGGTGCGCCCGAGGTCGCGGGGGGTGTCGTGCGGGTGCAGGGACCCGAGCGGCTCGGCATCGTCGGTGCGAACGGCGTGGGCAAGACGACGCTGCTCGAGCTGCTCGTCGGCACCGCGGTGGACCGGCCCGGCGTGCCGGTCGACCCCGAGCGCGTGCGCCGGTTCACGCACCTCGTCGGCTACCTGCCGCAACGGTCGTGGCACCTGGACGACGACGAGAGCGCCCTGACGCTCGTCGGCGCGGCGGCCCCCGCCGTGCCCGACCGCGAGCTGCGCAACCGCCTCGCGCGGCTGCTGCTGCGCGGGGACACCGTGCACCGGCCGGTCGGGACGCTCTCCGGGGGCGAGCGGTTCCGGGTCGCGCTCGCACGGCTGCTGCTCGCCGACCCCACGCCGCAGCTGCTCGTCCTCGACGAGCCGACGAACGACCTCGACCTCACCACGGTCGACCAGCTCGTCGGCGCGCTCGGCGCGTACCGCGGAGCGCTGCTCGTCGTGAGCCACGACGAGCACTTCCTCGGCCGGCTCGGCCTGGACCGCGTGCTTGAGCTCGGGCGTGACGGCGCGCTGCGCGAGGTCGCCCTGTCGTCGTGA
- a CDS encoding GmrSD restriction endonuclease domain-containing protein yields the protein MRGRRAGRTSRARAATGLLVGALLAAVTAAGCADVGLAGSHPGAPDAATSTPTPTVATATADPAPTNPATADPAATDPTATQSTATQPANHDTALAALDALAVKGRAPLTGYDRDEFGYRAVDADRNGCDTRNDILRRDLNDAVLRPGGCVVRAGTLVDPYSGATIPFERGAATSAAVQVDHVVALADAWQKGAQRWDEETRQAFANDPLNLLAVDGGLNSAKGSGDAATWLPPARGYRCAYVARQVAVKHAYGLWVTTAERDAIARVLHTCPDEPLPPVSTVTPRRTPGPSPLPAATVAPEGPFASCAEARAAGAAPLHAGDPGYRAGLDGDGDGIACE from the coding sequence GTGCGCGGCAGGAGGGCAGGGCGGACGTCGCGCGCGCGGGCCGCCACGGGTCTGCTCGTCGGAGCGCTGCTCGCCGCGGTCACCGCCGCCGGGTGTGCCGACGTCGGGCTCGCCGGGTCCCACCCGGGCGCACCGGATGCCGCCACGAGCACGCCGACGCCGACCGTCGCGACAGCGACCGCCGATCCAGCGCCCACCAACCCTGCCACGGCCGACCCCGCCGCCACCGACCCGACCGCCACCCAGTCGACCGCCACCCAGCCGGCGAACCACGACACAGCACTCGCCGCCCTCGACGCACTCGCCGTCAAGGGCCGCGCACCCCTGACCGGCTACGACCGCGACGAGTTCGGCTACCGGGCCGTCGACGCGGACCGCAACGGCTGCGACACGCGCAATGACATCCTGCGCCGCGACCTCAACGACGCGGTGCTGCGCCCCGGCGGGTGCGTGGTGCGCGCGGGCACCCTCGTCGACCCGTACTCCGGCGCGACGATCCCGTTCGAGCGAGGCGCGGCGACGTCCGCCGCGGTGCAGGTCGACCACGTCGTCGCGCTCGCCGACGCGTGGCAGAAGGGCGCGCAGCGCTGGGACGAGGAGACGCGTCAGGCGTTCGCCAACGACCCGCTCAACCTGCTGGCCGTCGACGGCGGGCTGAACTCCGCGAAGGGCTCGGGCGACGCGGCCACCTGGCTGCCACCCGCCCGCGGGTACCGCTGCGCGTACGTGGCGCGGCAGGTCGCGGTGAAGCACGCGTACGGGCTGTGGGTGACCACGGCGGAGCGGGACGCCATCGCGCGCGTGCTGCACACGTGCCCCGACGAGCCCCTCCCGCCGGTCAGCACGGTCACGCCGCGGCGGACCCCCGGGCCGAGCCCTCTCCCCGCCGCGACGGTCGCGCCCGAGGGTCCCTTCGCGAGCTGCGCGGAGGCACGCGCTGCGGGCGCCGCGCCCCTGCACGCGGGCGACCCGGGCTACCGCGCCGGGCTCGACGGCGACGGCGACGGGATCGCCTGCGAGTAA
- the dinB gene encoding DNA polymerase IV, which produces MDTGCATILHADLDAFYASVEQRDDPRLRGRPVAVGGGVVLAASYEAKRRGVRTAMGGRQARGLCPDLIVVRPRFDAYVEASRDVFAIFRDVTPQVQGVSIDEAFLDVRGLRRADTTTPVEHAARVRARVRDEVGLPITVGVARTPFLAKVASRVAKPDGLLLVEPDAEDAFLAPLPVETLWGVGESTATKLRGYGLRTAGDVAALDERVLRGLLGPAAGSHLFAVVHGRTPARVVTDRTRGSVGAQRALGRGPHSPDAVRAALLGLVDRVCRRLRAGHLTARTVVLRLRFADFTRATRSRTLAFGTASGDELRDAALGLLEAARDLVSTRGITLVGVALTGLAGDAVVQPPLPLGPAHDSLDRAVDSLADRFGSRAVRRASLLVVGDGFEAPQLDDVTRSARAPAHDGGRRRR; this is translated from the coding sequence GTGGACACAGGGTGCGCGACGATCCTGCACGCCGACCTCGACGCGTTCTACGCGTCGGTCGAGCAGCGCGACGACCCGCGCCTGCGGGGCCGGCCGGTCGCCGTCGGTGGCGGGGTCGTGCTCGCCGCGTCCTACGAGGCGAAGCGGCGCGGCGTGCGCACCGCGATGGGCGGTCGCCAGGCGCGCGGCCTGTGCCCCGACCTGATCGTCGTCCGGCCGCGGTTCGACGCGTACGTCGAGGCGAGCCGCGACGTGTTCGCGATCTTCCGGGACGTGACGCCGCAGGTGCAGGGCGTGTCGATCGACGAGGCCTTCCTCGACGTGCGCGGGCTGCGGCGCGCCGACACGACCACACCCGTCGAGCACGCCGCGCGCGTGCGGGCCCGGGTCCGCGACGAGGTGGGGCTGCCGATCACCGTCGGCGTCGCGCGCACGCCGTTCCTCGCGAAGGTCGCCAGCCGGGTCGCCAAGCCCGACGGGCTGCTGCTCGTCGAGCCCGACGCGGAGGACGCGTTCCTCGCGCCGCTGCCCGTCGAGACCCTGTGGGGCGTCGGCGAGAGCACCGCGACGAAGCTGCGCGGGTACGGGCTGCGCACGGCCGGCGACGTCGCGGCGCTCGACGAGCGCGTGCTGCGCGGCCTGCTCGGACCCGCGGCCGGGTCGCACCTGTTCGCCGTCGTGCACGGCCGGACACCGGCGCGCGTCGTCACCGACCGGACGCGCGGCTCGGTCGGCGCCCAGCGCGCCCTCGGGCGCGGTCCGCACTCCCCCGACGCCGTCCGCGCCGCGCTGCTCGGCCTCGTCGACCGCGTGTGCCGTCGGCTGCGCGCGGGGCACCTCACCGCACGGACCGTCGTGCTGCGGCTGCGCTTCGCGGACTTCACTCGTGCGACGCGGTCCCGCACGCTCGCGTTCGGCACCGCGTCGGGCGACGAGCTGCGCGACGCGGCGCTCGGGCTGCTGGAGGCCGCGCGGGACCTCGTCTCGACGCGCGGGATCACGCTCGTCGGGGTCGCGCTCACCGGCCTGGCCGGCGACGCCGTCGTGCAGCCGCCGCTGCCGCTCGGTCCCGCGCACGACTCCCTCGACCGCGCCGTCGACTCGCTCGCGGACCGGTTCGGCTCACGCGCCGTGCGGCGCGCGAGCCTGCTCGTCGTCGGCGACGGCTTCGAGGCGCCTCAGCTGGACGACGTGACGAGGTCGGCGCGCGCGCCTGCTCACGACGGTGGGCGGCGGCGTCGATGA
- a CDS encoding DUF4914 family protein has product MDTLSALSAVHLPPAVRAALDASPRVLVPQTREELYRLTLGPVGGPIHEVAYDVETDEGVRRIVEATVTRCRNGIAVNYPEDYMRRRDPDCMRIADDLPTDKPRYRDVFGEEFAPTKSATLEWLGRQDLVVVPFKAGGPTFGYPSLALVPVNAAFFALALVDLQGWVTFEELTEQHGEFAPRSILYVAPPFRHTAFHGRQVVVHDRTPDLHEVFAYNLYPGPSAKKGVFSVLLDIGEREGWITAHASSVRVTTPYDNETVVMHEGASGGGKSEMCQEFRRQEDGRILLGTNVVTNEPYVITLAESSALAPVTDDMTLCHSSLQDNDGRLVIADAEAGWFVRVDNMRAYGEDPNFERACIHPDKPLVFFNIAGVPDSTVLPWEHTLDSNGKPCPNPRVVIDRSMIRNVVSKPEHVDVRTFGVRMPACTRENPTYGIMGVTHFVPPALAWVWRLIAPRGDKNPSIGESASERKTIKHGGMVSEGVGSYWPFSTGTKVEAANLLLRQLVDAHRTRYVLTPNQHIGAYQVGFAAEWMTREYLARRGGGRVRRDQLTPARCPLFGYTLREMKLDGQLVRPTWLAPEMQSQVGVEAYDEGARIISAFFRSELEQYLTDDLDPLGRAIIDVVLKDGSVEDYEALTPMHL; this is encoded by the coding sequence GCTGTACCGGCTCACGCTCGGTCCCGTGGGCGGGCCGATCCACGAGGTCGCCTACGACGTCGAGACCGACGAGGGCGTGCGCAGGATCGTCGAGGCCACGGTCACGCGCTGCCGCAACGGCATCGCGGTGAACTACCCCGAGGACTACATGCGTCGGCGCGACCCCGACTGCATGCGCATCGCCGACGACCTGCCCACCGACAAGCCGCGCTACCGCGACGTCTTCGGCGAGGAGTTCGCACCGACCAAGTCCGCGACGCTCGAGTGGCTCGGCCGCCAGGACCTCGTCGTCGTCCCCTTCAAGGCCGGCGGCCCCACGTTCGGCTACCCGTCCCTCGCGCTCGTCCCCGTCAACGCCGCGTTCTTCGCGCTCGCGCTCGTCGACCTGCAGGGCTGGGTCACGTTCGAGGAGCTGACGGAGCAGCACGGCGAGTTCGCCCCGCGCTCGATCCTGTACGTCGCGCCGCCGTTCCGGCACACCGCGTTCCACGGCCGCCAGGTCGTCGTGCACGACCGCACGCCCGACCTGCACGAGGTCTTCGCGTACAACCTCTACCCGGGGCCGAGCGCCAAGAAGGGCGTGTTCTCCGTGCTGCTCGACATCGGCGAGCGCGAGGGCTGGATCACCGCGCACGCCTCGTCGGTGCGGGTCACCACGCCGTACGACAACGAGACCGTCGTCATGCACGAGGGCGCCTCGGGCGGCGGCAAGTCCGAGATGTGCCAGGAGTTCCGCCGCCAGGAGGACGGTCGCATCCTGCTCGGCACCAACGTCGTCACCAATGAGCCGTACGTCATCACGCTCGCCGAGTCGAGCGCGCTCGCCCCCGTCACCGACGACATGACGCTGTGCCACTCGTCGCTGCAGGACAACGACGGGCGGCTCGTCATCGCCGACGCCGAGGCCGGCTGGTTCGTGCGCGTCGACAACATGCGCGCGTACGGCGAGGACCCGAACTTCGAGCGTGCCTGCATCCACCCCGACAAGCCGCTCGTGTTCTTCAACATCGCGGGCGTGCCCGACTCGACCGTCCTGCCGTGGGAGCACACGCTCGACTCGAACGGCAAGCCGTGCCCCAACCCGCGCGTCGTGATCGACCGCTCGATGATCCGCAACGTCGTGTCGAAGCCCGAGCACGTCGACGTCCGCACGTTCGGCGTCCGGATGCCCGCGTGCACCCGCGAGAACCCGACCTACGGGATCATGGGCGTCACGCACTTCGTCCCGCCGGCCCTCGCGTGGGTGTGGCGCCTCATCGCGCCGCGCGGCGACAAGAACCCGTCGATCGGCGAGTCCGCGTCCGAGCGCAAGACCATCAAGCACGGCGGCATGGTGTCCGAGGGCGTCGGGTCGTACTGGCCGTTCTCGACCGGCACCAAGGTCGAGGCTGCGAACCTGCTGCTGCGTCAGCTCGTCGACGCGCACCGCACGCGGTACGTCCTCACGCCGAACCAGCACATCGGCGCCTACCAGGTCGGCTTCGCGGCCGAGTGGATGACGCGCGAGTACCTCGCCCGTCGCGGCGGTGGCCGGGTGCGGCGCGACCAGCTCACGCCCGCGCGCTGCCCGCTGTTCGGCTACACGCTGCGCGAGATGAAGCTCGACGGGCAGCTCGTGCGGCCCACGTGGCTCGCACCCGAGATGCAGTCCCAGGTGGGCGTCGAGGCGTACGACGAGGGTGCGCGCATCATCTCGGCGTTCTTCCGCTCCGAGCTCGAGCAGTACCTCACCGACGACCTCGACCCGCTCGGCCGGGCGATCATCGACGTGGTGCTCAAGGACGGCTCGGTCGAGGACTACGAGGCGCTCACGCCGATGCACCTCTGA